In Vulpes vulpes isolate BD-2025 unplaced genomic scaffold, VulVul3 u000000698, whole genome shotgun sequence, one DNA window encodes the following:
- the LOC140597378 gene encoding small G protein signaling modulator 1-like codes for MASGPAEADTRQRLLRTVKKEVKQIMEEAVTRKFVHEDSSHIISFCGYRRRFCVSPESGFCFYVSVSAVEACVLHGLRRRAAGFLCYNEIATLFMKVGKNFPPAEELSHKVQDLEQLIEST; via the exons ATGGCCTCGGGCCCCGCGG AGGCGGACACGCGGCAGAGGCTGCTGCGCACTGTCAAGAAGGAG gtgAAGCAGATCATGGAGGAGGCCGTCACACGGAAGTTTGTCCACGAGGACAGCAGCCACATCATCTCCTTCTGTG GCTACAGACGCAGGTTTTGCGTGTCCCCGGAGTCAGGATTCTGTTTCTACGTATCAGTGT CGGCTGTGGAGGCCTGCGTCCTGCATGGGCTGCGGCGGCGGGCGGCTGGCTTTCTGTGCTACAACGAGATTGCAACTCTCTTCATGAAAGTGGGCAAGAACTTCCCGCCGGCCGAGGAGCTGAGCCACAAGGtgcaggacctggagcagctgATTGAGAGCAC GTGA